One part of the Glycine max cultivar Williams 82 chromosome 14, Glycine_max_v4.0, whole genome shotgun sequence genome encodes these proteins:
- the LOC100500666 gene encoding alpha-crystallin domain-containing protein translates to MDFRVMGLEPPLFHTLQHMMDMSEDAAGENKTYSAPTRSYVRDAKAMAATPADVKEYPNSYVFEIDMPGLKSGDIKVQVEDDNVLLISGERKRDEEKEGVKYLRMERRVGKFMRKFVLPENANTDAISAVCQDGVLSVTVQKLPPPEPKKPRTIEVKVF, encoded by the coding sequence ATGGATTTCAGAGTGATGGGTTTGGAGCCTCCGTTGTTCCACACGCTGCAACACATGATGGACATGTCAGAGGACGCTGCAGGGGAAAACAAGACGTACAGTGCTCCGACACGGTCATACGTTCGAGACGCCAAAGCAATGGCTGCAACACCTGCGGATGTGAAGGAATATCCCAACTCCTACGTGTTCGAGATCGACATGCCGGGTTTGAAATCTGGGGACATAAAGGTTCAGGTTGAAGACGACAACGTGCTTCTGATTAGTGGGGAGAGAAAGagggatgaagaaaaagaaggggtGAAGTATCTGAGAATGGAGAGAAGGGTTGGGAAGTTCATGCGCAAGTTTGTGTTACCTGAGAATGCCAACACTGATGCAATCTCTGCAGTGTGTCAAGATGGGGTGCTTAGTGTCACTGTGCAGAAATTGCCTCCTCCTGAGCCCAAGAAACCCAGAACCATTGAGGTTAAGGTTTTCTGA